The genomic DNA CGGAGGCAATCATCCGCCGGCATTTTGCATCCGCTGTCGATCTGAATGCGGCTGAGATCCTTCCTGGCTAGGACTCCCTCGCGGTTCGTCTGATCCGTCCGGTTGGATAAACGAAGGCAGCAAACCTGTCTCGCCGTAGCTCTTCAGCGAAGGCGGAAGGCGGCCTCATCGGGCAGCGTTAGCAGATAGGTCCGAGAGCCTATGTGGCCCGCAAACTTCTCAGCGGCCTCACCCGGATTCCGGCGGTGTCGAAATCACGAGCCAAAGGAGATTAACCGAAGGGCCCTAAAACGAAAATCGATACTTCGCCAAACGGGTGCGAATCTCTTCCACCACCCGCTCTTCATTTTCCTCGCCGTGCGCCTCGAAGGTCACAGAGAACCGCACAAAGGCACCAACGTCGTCCCACGGGACGGTGCTGACGAGCTCTTCTCGAATCAACCACTGGCTGAAGTCTTCCCCTGTATCGAAATTCGTTTTCTCCCCAGAGGAGTCTTCGGCGGCAGACGGTGCCTTCACGTAGAGAAAAAAGCTTCCTTGTGGCTTCTTTGCATCGAAGCCGGCCTCTCGGAGAGCTCCAACAAGGCGGTCCATCCGACGCGAGTATTTAGCAGCGATTTCCTGAGTGATCCAAGGTTGACTGAGCGCCGTCTCCCCCGCCTTTTGGATCGCTAAAAACTGGCCGGAATCCGAGTTGTCTTTCACATGCCCATAGGCAGCGACAATCAGTGGATTACCAACCACGAATCCGATCCGCCAACCTGTCATGTTGAAACCCTTTGACAACGAATGCAGCTCGACAGCGACATCTTTGCCACCTTCGACCTGTAGGATCGAAAGCGGTTCCCCTTCGAAAATGAGAGCGGCATACGCTGCGTCCTGAATCACGACGATCTCGTTCTCCTTTGCAAAACGGACTACTTCTTCGAAAAACTCACGGGTTGCAGAAGCACCGGTTGGGTTATTCGGGTAATTGAGCACCATGACTTTGGCACGTTTGCAAATATCTGCCGGCACTGCCGCCAAATCGGGGAGAAAACCATTTTCTGCATGGAGAGGCATATTGAACACCTCCCCACCGTAATACTGCGCATGAGTGCCGAGAACCGGGTAGCCCGGAGTCGTCATCAAGACGACATCACCAGGGTTCACGAAACAAGCGGGAAGCATGGTCAGAGCCGTCTTCGATCCGATCGAGTGAAGCACCTCGGTTCCCGGATCGATCCCTTTCACTCCAAAGACCTTCTCCATGTAGTGCGCCGCTACTTCAAGAAACGATTCACAACCATTATCGGCGTATCCGCGATTCTCTGGACGAGCCGCCTCGTTTTGAAGGGTTTGAACGACCTCCGGGTATGCCATACGATCGGGCTCGCCTACCCCCATATCGATCAATGCCTTTCCAGGGTGTGTCTTTACCGCTGCCCGCTTTGCACGCTTGATCTTCTCAAATTTGTAGATGGCGGTGTCTTTGCCGAACCCGGCTCCCCCAATTCGCTCTGCAAATTGTGATTGAATGTATGACTCACCCATGGGCTCGTATAATTTTAACAGACTTGTGGTAAAGCAAGGAGCGAATCGCTTTTCCACTGCGGTTCGAAAATCCTGCTTCCCACCTCCACCTCAGTTTTAGTTGAATCAGAGCGGTCTTTGCGTTTTGGTCGCTCGAATGCAGATCATCGAGTCAATCAACGAGATGCAATCCGTCGCGATATCGAATCGCTCCAAAGGACGCCTAATCGCCCTGGTTCCAACCATGGGAGCCCTCCACACCGGACATGGTGGGTTGATCAAGGAGGCGAAAGAAAAAGGCGACCTCACTGTCGTCTCCCTCTTCCTCAACCCAACTCAGTTTGCTCCCAACGAAGACTTTCAGTCCTACCCAAGAGACTTCGCGAAGGATCGCGCCTTTTGCGAAGAGCACCAGGTCGACATCCTCTTTGTCCCAAAAGAAGAAGAAGTCTTCCCTCCAAACTATTCTGTTCATGTCGAAGAGTCTTTTGTAAGTGCGGGTCTTTGTGGGATCTCCCGTCCCCAGCACTTCCGCGGGGTTACGACTATCTGCGCGAAGCTCTTCAACATCGTCCGTCCGGACGCTGCCGTTTTTGGACAGAAAGACGCCCAACAATGCGCGGTGTTGCGGAAAATGATCCAAGACCTTCACCTCCCGATCGAACTGGTGGTTGCACCGACAGTTCGTGAAGACGATGGGCTCGCATTGAGCTCCCGTAACCAATATCTCACTACGGAGCAGCGGAACGATGCTAAATATCTCTTCAAGGCGCTGGAAGAAGGGAAAAGGCTGGTCGAAGAAGGGGTTCGCAGCGTTGACCGAGTCATCGCGGAAGTGACACACGTTCTTTCGGGCAGGCGCCGGATCCGAATCATTTATGCTTCTATTGTCGACTCGGAATACATGCAGCCCATGCGGGAGATCGTTCCCGGTAAGTGCCTGATCGCGGTGGCCTGCTGGCTCGACCAAGTCCGGCTCATCGACAACATCGAATTGTAGACTACACTGCTCCCCTTTCCGTGAGAGCTTTCACGATTTGAAAACCTTCGATTTTGACGCCGTTGTTGTCGGCAGTGGGATCGCCGGCCTCAGCTTCGCCCTTGGACTGGCCGCTCGAGGCCGTTCGGTCTGCCTTGTAACCAAAAAGAACAAGGCTGAATCCAACACGAATTACGCGCAGGGGGGAATTGCGTGTGTCACCTCGGCTACCGACGACTTTGAATCACACGTGCGGGATACTCTCGAAGCGGGAGACGGATTGTGTAATCCCGAAGTTGTCCTCGATGTGGTGAGAGATGGTCCGGCCAGAATCGAAGAAATCGCGAGGATTGGAGTGGAGTTTTCTCAACTCGACGACGGAAGGGTGTCACTCGGCAAGGAAGGCGGGCATTCGAAACGGCGCATTCTTCACGTAAAAGACATCACTGGAAGGGCGATTGAGGAGGCTTTACTTCATTCAGTAGCCGCAAACGAGCGGATCGAGGTACATGAGCACTGTATGGCGATCGATCTCATCACGACCCGCAAACTGAAGAAGTTTGGGTTTCAGGGGTCCGGGACCGACAACCGGGTCGTCGGTCTTTACTGTTACAACGAGCAAACTGGCGAGGTCTTCGCCCTCCGCACTCCGGCCGTCCTACTCGCTACCGGAGGCGTCGGCCAAGCCTACCAGTTCACAACCAATCCCGACATCGCTACTGGAGACGGAATCGCGATGGCCTATCGGGCAGGAGCCGAAATCCAGAACCTTGAATTCGTCCAGTTTCACCCCACCGCATTCTTTTCCAGAGACGGCAATCGGTTTCTCATAAGCGAAGCGGTTCGCGGGGAGGGAGCAATTTTGCGCAACTCGGAAGGGAAATCCTTCATGGAAAACTATCATCCACGCCGGGACCTTGCACCAAGGGATGTTGTCGCCCGAGCGATTGATTCCGAGATGAAACGCTCCGGCTCCGAGCATGTTTACCTCGATATCACCACTAAGTCGAAAGAAGAGCTCGAGGAGCGGTTTCCGACCATTTATGCTCACTGCCGCGAACAGGGGATTCGTATCGAATCAGACTGGATTCCGGTCGTTCCTGCTGCCCACTACCTTTGCGGCGGAGTAGCTACCTCACTCTCGGCGGAGACATCGATCAGAGGATTGTATGCTTGCGGAGAAGTCGCATGCACAGGTCTCCACGGTGCAAATCGACTGGCCAGCAACTCCCTTTTGGAAGCGCTTGTTCTCGCTCACCGAGCCGTCGATTCGGTAGATGGTTTCCTCGCAGCAGGCCCTGGAGTCTCTCCCGATCTCCCTCCATGGGTAGATGGCAATGTGAGTGATTCCGACGAGCGGGTGATCCTTTTCCACAACTGGAGCGAGCTCCGGAAAACCCTTTGGGACTATGTTGGAATCGTCCGCACGACCAAGCGCTTGGAGCGTGCTCGCGCGAGGATCCAACTTCTTTCCAGGGAAATCAACGACTACTACTGGAATTTTCGCGTCGAGCCCAAACTCCTTGAGCTCCGCAATCTCGTTCAAGTTGCCGATCTAATGGTCCGCTGCGCTCTCCAGCGAAAGGAAAGCCGCGGCCTCCACTACATCCTCGACTATCCTTCGTTATCTCCTGAGGCAAGGGACACGAAGATTATGGATTAGAAGAAAGTGGCGAACGTCGAACATCGAACTTCCAACGTTGAAGATCGAATATGAATCACCCTTTCGACGTTGGACGTTTAGCGTTCGACGTTGGATG from Verrucomicrobiota bacterium includes the following:
- the panC gene encoding pantoate--beta-alanine ligase; amino-acid sequence: MQIIESINEMQSVAISNRSKGRLIALVPTMGALHTGHGGLIKEAKEKGDLTVVSLFLNPTQFAPNEDFQSYPRDFAKDRAFCEEHQVDILFVPKEEEVFPPNYSVHVEESFVSAGLCGISRPQHFRGVTTICAKLFNIVRPDAAVFGQKDAQQCAVLRKMIQDLHLPIELVVAPTVREDDGLALSSRNQYLTTEQRNDAKYLFKALEEGKRLVEEGVRSVDRVIAEVTHVLSGRRRIRIIYASIVDSEYMQPMREIVPGKCLIAVACWLDQVRLIDNIEL
- the nadB gene encoding L-aspartate oxidase, translating into MKTFDFDAVVVGSGIAGLSFALGLAARGRSVCLVTKKNKAESNTNYAQGGIACVTSATDDFESHVRDTLEAGDGLCNPEVVLDVVRDGPARIEEIARIGVEFSQLDDGRVSLGKEGGHSKRRILHVKDITGRAIEEALLHSVAANERIEVHEHCMAIDLITTRKLKKFGFQGSGTDNRVVGLYCYNEQTGEVFALRTPAVLLATGGVGQAYQFTTNPDIATGDGIAMAYRAGAEIQNLEFVQFHPTAFFSRDGNRFLISEAVRGEGAILRNSEGKSFMENYHPRRDLAPRDVVARAIDSEMKRSGSEHVYLDITTKSKEELEERFPTIYAHCREQGIRIESDWIPVVPAAHYLCGGVATSLSAETSIRGLYACGEVACTGLHGANRLASNSLLEALVLAHRAVDSVDGFLAAGPGVSPDLPPWVDGNVSDSDERVILFHNWSELRKTLWDYVGIVRTTKRLERARARIQLLSREINDYYWNFRVEPKLLELRNLVQVADLMVRCALQRKESRGLHYILDYPSLSPEARDTKIMD
- a CDS encoding LL-diaminopimelate aminotransferase, encoding MGESYIQSQFAERIGGAGFGKDTAIYKFEKIKRAKRAAVKTHPGKALIDMGVGEPDRMAYPEVVQTLQNEAARPENRGYADNGCESFLEVAAHYMEKVFGVKGIDPGTEVLHSIGSKTALTMLPACFVNPGDVVLMTTPGYPVLGTHAQYYGGEVFNMPLHAENGFLPDLAAVPADICKRAKVMVLNYPNNPTGASATREFFEEVVRFAKENEIVVIQDAAYAALIFEGEPLSILQVEGGKDVAVELHSLSKGFNMTGWRIGFVVGNPLIVAAYGHVKDNSDSGQFLAIQKAGETALSQPWITQEIAAKYSRRMDRLVGALREAGFDAKKPQGSFFLYVKAPSAAEDSSGEKTNFDTGEDFSQWLIREELVSTVPWDDVGAFVRFSVTFEAHGEENEERVVEEIRTRLAKYRFSF